One Aegilops tauschii subsp. strangulata cultivar AL8/78 chromosome 7, Aet v6.0, whole genome shotgun sequence genomic window carries:
- the LOC109761826 gene encoding uncharacterized protein encodes MASPAAGDHRYLFVCTHGDCQIRDVVSHEFAEDHRRPHEYRDHLRRSELAHAKQELQGRRRDAQRHRGRRKASSLESSSGETGCDEHAGDTDQQLDAIEVQKSMHGGIEKQAKNDTIFTPKQAGLGRSYRDMLKDEEEDVVLYRRFWECTWGRKFGSFEGYTFLTPTLYTYGTIPEHAGPFSFLQIFSIKVMENEIWRIRWPVEVYGFIAARDNLDRNRNLLFSQTRDDPQILTQQVIFFFLILMLPLLT; translated from the exons ATGGCTAGCCCCGCCGCGGGCGACCATCGCTACCTTTTCGTATGCACCCACGGCGATTGTCAGATTCGAGATGTTGTTTCCCATGAGTTCGCCGAGGATCATCGCCGTCCGCACGAATACAGAGATCATCTCCGTCGTTCCGAGCTGGCCCACGCCAAGCAGGAGCTTCAGGGACGCCGCAGGGACGCCCAACGCCATCGAGGGCGGCGCAAGGCCAGCTCTCTTGAGTCATCTTCCGGCGAAACCGG GTGTGATGAGCATGCTGGAGATACTGATCAACAGCTTGATGCTATAGAAGTACAAAAATCGATGCATGGTGGGATCGAGAAACAAGCAAAGAACGACACAATATTTACTCCCAAGCAAGCTGGGTTAGGCAGGTCATACAGGGACATGTTGAAGGACGAGGAAGAAGATGTGGTTTTGTACCGTCGTTTCTGGGAATGCACTTGGGGCCGCAAGTTTGGCTCCTTCGAAGGCTACA CCTTTTTGACTCCCACACTTTACACATATGGAACCATCCCAGAACATGCTGGCCCCTTCAGTTTCTTGCAGATCTTCTCCATCAAAGTCATGGAGAATGAAATTTGGAGAATCAGGTGGCCAGTGGAGGTATATGGCTTCATTGCCGCTCGAGACAATTTGGATCGCAATCGCAACCTTCTGTTCAGCCAGACAAGGGATGACCCCCAAATTCTCACTCAACAGGTAATTTTCTTCTTCTTAATTCTCATGCTGCCGTTACTAACTTAA